A single Vulcanisaeta distributa DSM 14429 DNA region contains:
- the radA gene encoding DNA repair and recombination protein RadA, translated as MPQEGIDLEDLEGIGPKTAQLLKSKGILSVRHLALFNPEELIELTDMTPDRVEKILRSARDIVFGSNRVSRATDLAKNFEGIIRLRTNVRAIDDLLQGGLEPKAIYEFAGEFGTGKTQLCHQLSVTVQLSQDKGGVGGAAVYLDTEEAFSPNRIVNIAQRFDLDPNEALDNIYVIKVINAADLEDRIKFDVVKLVEQANAKLIVVDSIIALYRAEFKGRERLAERQQRLNYILDWLMRIAKVYNVYVVLTNQVLDVPMGYIEVKRPAGGNVLAHAVTHRLFLKKSKEDIKVMEVLDSPRLPFKASAMFRITDKGVEDV; from the coding sequence ATGCCTCAGGAAGGCATTGACTTGGAGGATTTGGAGGGCATTGGGCCAAAGACCGCTCAATTACTTAAATCGAAGGGAATACTCAGTGTTAGGCATTTGGCGCTTTTCAACCCTGAAGAGCTCATTGAGCTAACTGACATGACACCCGATAGGGTTGAGAAAATACTGAGGTCCGCGAGGGATATTGTATTTGGTAGTAATAGGGTTTCAAGGGCGACGGATTTAGCTAAGAACTTTGAGGGCATTATTAGATTGAGGACCAATGTTAGGGCTATTGACGATCTACTACAGGGTGGCTTGGAGCCTAAGGCGATTTATGAATTCGCTGGTGAATTCGGCACTGGTAAGACTCAACTCTGTCATCAACTTTCGGTAACTGTTCAGTTAAGTCAGGATAAGGGTGGCGTTGGTGGCGCAGCCGTTTACCTAGACACTGAGGAGGCCTTCTCGCCAAATAGAATAGTTAATATCGCCCAAAGATTTGACCTGGACCCCAACGAGGCTTTAGATAATATATACGTTATTAAGGTAATTAATGCGGCAGACCTTGAGGATAGGATTAAGTTTGACGTTGTTAAACTCGTGGAGCAGGCAAATGCTAAGCTCATCGTTGTTGACTCGATAATAGCCCTCTACAGGGCTGAGTTTAAGGGTAGGGAAAGATTAGCCGAGAGACAGCAAAGGCTTAATTACATACTTGATTGGTTGATGAGGATTGCAAAGGTATATAACGTCTATGTTGTCCTCACGAACCAAGTCCTTGACGTGCCAATGGGTTACATTGAGGTTAAGAGGCCGGCTGGCGGTAATGTGCTGGCCCACGCTGTTACGCATAGACTATTCCTCAAGAAGTCTAAGGAGGATATCAAGGTCATGGAGGTCCTGGACTCTCCGAGGCTTCCCTTCAAGGCTAGTGCCATGTTTAGGATCACGGATAAGGGAGTTGAGGATGTCTAG
- a CDS encoding OBG GTPase family GTP-binding protein: MPANLPPEAKAKWLKVMEAKTPEEKLKALEEFLSAVPKHKGTENLIHWARRRMAQLRREIEERRIKERSLRSGGGANIYVEKEGDAQVVVIGPPSSGKSSLLKCLTNVKVEPDDIPYSSIEPIPGMFIYDNVYFQLVKLPSINIYDADSDVNSMALSMIRNADSAIVVLDASGDVEAQYNALKGILRENGIYIVKPRGFVTIEKRPTGGIQVIGKLVNGTVEDVKKLLVSYGINNALVMVNGEATLDDVEESIFKDVTYKPALVVINKIDLADNDYVRNIVAKLSNEVLVLTASLKNCMIDSKALGESLLRIMDLIRVYTKEPDVDTYSPKPFVLRRGSTVGDLAKRIHSRFYDGFKYARVWRIDKFPMGVKRVGINYVLNDGDVVEIHSSL; the protein is encoded by the coding sequence ATGCCTGCCAACCTGCCGCCCGAGGCTAAGGCTAAGTGGTTGAAGGTAATGGAGGCTAAGACGCCGGAGGAGAAGTTGAAGGCACTTGAGGAATTCCTGAGCGCAGTACCTAAGCATAAGGGTACGGAGAATCTAATTCACTGGGCCAGGAGAAGGATGGCCCAACTCAGGAGGGAGATTGAGGAGAGGAGGATTAAGGAGAGGTCGTTGAGATCAGGCGGTGGTGCTAATATATACGTTGAAAAGGAGGGTGATGCCCAGGTAGTGGTAATAGGACCACCATCATCAGGCAAATCAAGTCTTTTAAAGTGCCTGACCAACGTGAAGGTTGAGCCTGATGATATACCATACTCATCCATTGAGCCAATACCAGGCATGTTCATTTACGACAATGTCTACTTCCAACTTGTGAAGCTGCCCTCAATCAATATTTATGACGCGGACTCGGACGTTAACTCCATGGCATTATCAATGATTAGGAATGCGGATAGTGCTATAGTGGTCCTTGATGCAAGTGGTGATGTTGAGGCTCAGTACAACGCCTTAAAGGGTATCCTGAGGGAGAATGGGATATACATAGTTAAGCCCAGAGGTTTCGTGACGATAGAGAAAAGACCGACAGGTGGAATCCAAGTCATTGGTAAGTTGGTTAATGGTACGGTGGAGGACGTTAAGAAGTTACTGGTGAGTTACGGCATAAATAATGCCCTGGTTATGGTTAATGGTGAGGCCACGCTGGATGATGTTGAGGAATCAATATTTAAGGATGTAACATATAAGCCGGCTCTTGTCGTAATAAATAAGATTGACCTGGCGGATAATGATTATGTAAGGAATATCGTTGCTAAACTAAGTAATGAGGTGTTGGTATTAACTGCATCGCTTAAGAATTGTATGATTGATTCTAAGGCACTTGGTGAGTCGTTATTAAGAATAATGGACTTAATAAGGGTCTATACAAAGGAGCCGGATGTTGATACGTACTCGCCAAAGCCCTTCGTACTCAGGAGAGGTTCGACGGTGGGTGACTTAGCTAAGAGGATTCATAGTAGGTTTTATGATGGATTTAAGTACGCCAGGGTTTGGAGGATTGATAAATTCCCAATGGGTGTTAAGAGGGTCGGTATTAATTACGTCCTTAATGACGGTGATGTTGTGGAGATTCACTCATCTCTATAG
- a CDS encoding replication factor C small subunit has translation MSSEEVLWVEKYRPSRIDDIIDQDHVKARVKEMLANGNIPHLLFFGPPGTGKTTMALAIARELYGDAWRENVLELNASDERGIAMIREKVKEFAKTMPTVKAPFRLIILDEADNMTPDAQQALRRIMEMYTTSVRFILLANYPSGIIEPIQSRCSLFRFSPLPKDAVLGRLREIASKEGVKVTDDALEAIWDVSQGDMRKAINTLQAAASLGGVVDEEVVYKALGKVSPTKVRTIVTEAVVGDFGKAVREVMSLIRDEGADPLDIIKIIHREVVSAASQLKVPEELKPKAVYIVSEHHYRLLRGSSGELQVYGLLARIRRLLREGYK, from the coding sequence ATGTCGTCTGAGGAGGTACTGTGGGTTGAGAAGTATCGTCCTTCGAGGATTGATGACATTATTGACCAGGACCACGTTAAGGCTAGAGTAAAGGAAATGCTGGCTAACGGTAATATACCACACCTACTCTTCTTCGGTCCTCCTGGTACTGGTAAGACTACGATGGCTCTTGCCATTGCCCGTGAGCTTTATGGTGATGCCTGGCGTGAGAATGTTCTCGAGTTGAATGCAAGTGACGAGAGGGGTATTGCAATGATTAGGGAGAAGGTCAAGGAATTTGCAAAGACCATGCCTACCGTGAAGGCGCCCTTTAGATTAATAATTCTTGATGAGGCTGATAACATGACACCGGACGCCCAGCAAGCCCTTAGAAGAATAATGGAGATGTACACGACTTCCGTCAGGTTCATCCTTCTTGCAAATTACCCGTCAGGAATAATTGAGCCGATACAATCAAGGTGCTCCCTATTCAGGTTTTCTCCTCTTCCTAAGGATGCTGTTCTTGGTAGGCTTAGGGAGATTGCCTCGAAGGAGGGCGTTAAGGTTACTGACGACGCACTCGAGGCCATATGGGACGTAAGCCAGGGAGACATGAGAAAAGCAATAAACACACTACAGGCAGCGGCTTCGTTGGGCGGTGTGGTTGATGAGGAGGTAGTCTATAAGGCATTGGGTAAGGTTAGTCCAACTAAGGTTAGGACGATAGTTACTGAGGCTGTGGTTGGCGATTTTGGTAAGGCCGTGAGGGAGGTTATGTCGTTGATAAGGGATGAGGGTGCTGATCCACTTGATATTATTAAGATCATCCATAGGGAGGTTGTTTCAGCAGCGTCACAGTTAAAGGTTCCTGAGGAGTTGAAGCCTAAGGCTGTTTATATTGTCAGCGAACATCATTATAGGTTACTTAGAGGATCCAGTGGTGAGTTGCAGGTTTATGGTCTGTTAGCTAGAATTAGGAGGTTACTTCGTGAGGGCTATAAATAA
- a CDS encoding transcription initiation factor IIB — MSNPEQERKDQQGSSNLLSKLRVSGKIIEFKSEGEEKLVCPYCGSTTFIFDYENGQVICAKCGSVVLEHVIDLRPEWRAFTAEEKEARARAGGPLNRLTSEALTTTIDWATKDASGKELDIKRKLEILKYRKWQQRVRVQTSYERNIIQAMNELSRISSQLGIPKACVDEAMGIYEQVLTKGLVRGRSVEAIVAACLHMACRKIGMPRSLDEISQYTRASRKEVARCFRLIARELGVRLPLSDPKLYVPRIVEQLKLSGEILKEALNILEQAKRKGLTAGKDPAGLAAAAVYIASLLKGEVRTQKEVAMAAQVTEVTVRNRYKELARELNIKIPIK, encoded by the coding sequence ATGTCTAACCCCGAACAGGAAAGGAAGGATCAGCAAGGTAGTTCTAATTTATTAAGTAAGTTGAGGGTATCAGGTAAGATAATAGAATTTAAATCTGAAGGTGAGGAGAAACTCGTATGCCCGTACTGTGGTTCGACAACGTTCATATTTGATTATGAGAATGGTCAAGTGATCTGTGCCAAGTGTGGTTCGGTTGTTCTTGAGCATGTTATTGACTTAAGGCCTGAGTGGAGGGCTTTCACGGCTGAGGAGAAGGAGGCTAGGGCGAGGGCTGGTGGTCCACTTAATAGGTTAACCAGTGAGGCCTTAACCACAACAATTGATTGGGCAACTAAGGATGCAAGTGGTAAGGAGCTTGATATTAAGAGGAAGCTTGAGATCCTGAAGTATAGGAAGTGGCAGCAGAGGGTTAGGGTTCAGACGAGTTATGAGCGTAATATTATACAGGCAATGAATGAGCTTAGCAGGATATCATCGCAGCTGGGCATACCGAAGGCATGCGTTGATGAGGCTATGGGTATTTACGAGCAGGTATTAACCAAGGGACTGGTTAGGGGTAGAAGTGTTGAGGCAATTGTCGCCGCATGCCTACACATGGCTTGTAGGAAGATTGGAATGCCCAGGAGCCTTGATGAGATTAGTCAATACACAAGGGCAAGTAGGAAGGAGGTTGCCAGATGCTTCAGGCTCATTGCCAGGGAGTTGGGTGTTAGGTTGCCGTTAAGTGATCCAAAGCTTTATGTTCCTAGGATTGTTGAGCAGTTGAAGCTTAGTGGCGAAATACTTAAGGAGGCGCTGAACATTCTCGAGCAGGCAAAGAGGAAGGGCTTAACGGCAGGTAAGGACCCAGCCGGACTTGCCGCAGCCGCCGTGTATATAGCGTCTCTCCTTAAGGGCGAGGTTAGGACTCAGAAGGAGGTTGCCATGGCGGCCCAGGTTACTGAGGTTACGGTTAGGAATAGGTATAAGGAGTTGGCTAGGGAGTTGAACATTAAAATACCGATAAAATGA
- a CDS encoding HIT family protein, translated as MNCEICELMNNEELIIIKNEKIVVLHNPHPFNNGHLIIAPIKHQAINEISTSTLVELMDMAKKFINILERVYNPHGFNVGISLAPHVSIQVVPRWNGDVSFMTLFYNIKVVPETVKDSVNRIRSMVREYGL; from the coding sequence GTGAATTGTGAGATTTGTGAATTGATGAATAATGAGGAATTGATAATAATTAAAAACGAAAAAATAGTAGTTCTTCACAACCCACACCCATTTAATAATGGGCACTTAATAATAGCACCAATTAAACACCAAGCAATTAATGAAATAAGCACATCAACACTCGTTGAACTTATGGATATGGCTAAGAAGTTCATTAACATTTTAGAGAGGGTTTATAATCCGCATGGCTTTAACGTGGGCATATCGCTGGCACCTCATGTGAGTATTCAAGTAGTTCCTAGGTGGAACGGCGATGTTAGCTTCATGACCCTATTCTATAATATTAAGGTTGTTCCAGAAACCGTCAAGGATTCCGTGAATAGGATAAGGAGTATGGTGAGGGAGTATGGCCTTTGA
- a CDS encoding ribosomal protein L13e: MSQSTQPPVLPPPDPLVKRPRLISSGGVLGNEWRVGRGYSVGEVRAVGLTVDEARILGIKVDTNRDTVWDINVQRLKDWLNKIIKGEALPPEPALPKVIKIKRKRGRVFRALTPAGRKMRGLVSVGLRETHAHKWKKKARERAEKRRHEAIRAKGGH; this comes from the coding sequence ATGTCACAGTCAACGCAACCACCGGTATTACCACCGCCGGACCCACTCGTTAAGCGACCTAGGTTAATCAGTAGTGGTGGTGTTTTGGGCAATGAATGGAGGGTTGGTAGGGGCTACTCAGTTGGTGAGGTTAGGGCTGTTGGCTTGACGGTTGATGAGGCTAGGATATTGGGTATTAAGGTCGATACTAATAGGGATACTGTCTGGGATATTAATGTACAGAGACTTAAGGATTGGTTAAATAAGATCATCAAGGGCGAGGCATTACCACCTGAGCCTGCGCTGCCTAAGGTAATTAAGATTAAGCGTAAGAGGGGTAGGGTATTTAGGGCGTTGACTCCTGCTGGCCGTAAGATGAGGGGCTTAGTTAGTGTTGGATTGAGGGAGACTCATGCACATAAGTGGAAGAAGAAGGCTAGGGAGAGGGCTGAGAAGAGGAGGCACGAGGCCATTAGGGCGAAGGGTGGTCATTAA
- a CDS encoding HAD family hydrolase: protein MKTLFFEVLNTLVRLTHFEVESAKLIKDELNIKVSLDELTNQFKKEWEDRYNMLISKGVYRSLRQLARETMISLLKKYSLSLSPAELDYFGNAISSLVVETSELYPDVVNAIDTLSQMNIPMYILTNLDNDVAKKILLKNNLLRYFKGVVSSDLTKVGKPAIKIFQAALNRAGVSPSDALIVSGLIEDVIGAKFLDLKVVFVRRTNVQLPVKPFYEIDSLTQLPEIISKLT, encoded by the coding sequence ATGAAGACGCTGTTTTTCGAGGTACTCAACACATTGGTTAGGTTGACGCATTTTGAGGTTGAGAGTGCCAAGTTAATTAAGGATGAACTGAACATAAAGGTTTCACTTGATGAGCTCACGAACCAATTCAAGAAGGAGTGGGAGGATAGGTATAACATGTTAATAAGTAAGGGTGTCTATAGGTCATTGAGGCAGTTGGCGAGGGAGACAATGATATCACTATTAAAGAAGTACTCACTGAGTCTAAGCCCGGCTGAACTTGATTACTTCGGTAATGCAATATCATCGCTCGTTGTTGAAACATCCGAGTTATACCCCGATGTCGTTAATGCCATAGATACATTATCACAGATGAATATACCCATGTACATACTCACAAACCTGGACAATGATGTTGCAAAGAAAATACTACTAAAGAATAATTTGTTAAGGTACTTCAAGGGCGTTGTTAGTTCGGACCTGACGAAGGTTGGTAAGCCCGCCATTAAGATATTCCAGGCAGCCCTAAATAGGGCCGGTGTCTCGCCAAGTGATGCCTTAATTGTTAGTGGGCTAATTGAGGATGTAATCGGCGCCAAGTTCCTCGACCTGAAGGTGGTGTTTGTGAGAAGAACGAATGTGCAGTTACCAGTTAAGCCATTCTATGAGATAGACTCATTAACACAATTACCTGAAATAATAAGCAAGCTTACCTAA
- a CDS encoding RNA-binding domain-containing protein, which produces MKAEVWVEVRPTEDEEKVRRALSNVFIYDEIRIEESEGKRYIVALGNGFKSLIKVHNLIKEQGIEDSARSVLMRGIDGNRVVFHLHKQAAYAGVLTFVTEENESPLGPITFIVETNDPKRLIDWLAPKTARGRRLYEVQPPDDP; this is translated from the coding sequence GTGAAGGCTGAGGTTTGGGTTGAGGTAAGGCCCACGGAGGATGAGGAGAAGGTTAGGAGGGCATTAAGCAATGTGTTTATTTATGATGAGATAAGGATTGAGGAGAGTGAGGGTAAGAGGTACATCGTTGCCCTGGGTAATGGCTTCAAATCATTAATTAAGGTGCATAACCTAATTAAGGAGCAGGGAATTGAGGATAGCGCACGCTCGGTCCTAATGAGGGGCATTGATGGTAATAGGGTGGTGTTTCACCTACATAAGCAGGCCGCGTATGCCGGCGTCCTCACATTCGTAACTGAGGAGAATGAGAGCCCGCTGGGCCCTATAACGTTCATAGTCGAGACTAACGACCCCAAGAGGCTCATTGATTGGTTAGCACCAAAAACTGCAAGGGGTAGGAGGCTTTATGAGGTTCAGCCCCCTGATGATCCGTGA
- the prs gene encoding ribose-phosphate diphosphokinase, giving the protein MAKYLVASFPWSSDMGNDVANALGLMHVVLETKQFPDGESYIRYPIDISTYDGLILIQRAYPEQNTRLIQAMLAIHAAHDLGVKRVHVILPYLPYSRQDRRFRDGEPVSLQTMLSLLSSLGASSIITVDVHKPEAFRVANTQCINIEPFKLYADRLRGIKDAVLLSPDIGSLWRVGKVSEYLGVSFSYLEKFRDRVTGEVTMKPKELDVAGKEVFIIDDIIATGGTIIEATKILRSLGAIRIHAIATHCLLLNMADSRMFDAGVSSITCSNTIPTRYSEVNVNQLIINVLKELVT; this is encoded by the coding sequence GTGGCGAAATACCTGGTCGCGTCATTTCCCTGGTCCTCGGACATGGGTAATGACGTGGCTAATGCATTGGGATTAATGCATGTGGTTCTCGAGACGAAGCAATTCCCTGATGGTGAGTCATACATTAGGTATCCCATCGACATATCGACGTATGACGGCTTAATACTCATTCAAAGGGCCTATCCCGAGCAAAATACTAGGCTTATTCAGGCGATGCTTGCGATACATGCCGCGCACGATTTAGGCGTTAAGCGGGTCCACGTTATTCTTCCGTACTTACCCTATTCAAGGCAGGACAGGAGGTTTAGGGATGGCGAGCCGGTTAGCCTACAAACAATGCTATCATTACTGTCATCACTTGGTGCATCATCTATAATCACAGTGGATGTTCATAAGCCCGAGGCCTTCAGGGTGGCTAATACTCAATGCATTAATATCGAACCCTTCAAGCTATATGCGGATAGGCTTAGGGGGATTAAAGATGCGGTATTATTAAGCCCTGACATTGGTTCATTATGGAGGGTTGGGAAGGTCAGTGAGTACCTGGGGGTTTCATTCAGTTACCTTGAGAAGTTCCGCGATAGGGTTACGGGTGAGGTTACCATGAAGCCTAAGGAACTTGACGTTGCTGGTAAGGAGGTCTTTATAATAGATGATATAATAGCGACGGGAGGCACCATAATAGAGGCCACGAAGATACTAAGGTCCCTGGGCGCAATTAGGATTCACGCAATTGCAACGCATTGTCTATTACTTAACATGGCCGACTCAAGGATGTTTGACGCAGGGGTTTCCTCAATAACCTGCTCGAACACAATACCGACAAGGTACTCCGAGGTTAATGTAAATCAATTAATAATTAATGTGCTTAAGGAATTAGTTACGTAG
- a CDS encoding type II secretion system F family protein — MLRQVMMDYLSKKALAGGYSWNIDKISSLVEVLTYSLMPIPLITFLLTKSLFPSLILIPIPALPILLTLIWAAYSVDAVKENIEWELPFFVVLLDIIHDVGGDITHAFEVSGRIGLKWISREWSLIRRYSLTTNSITKAMQLRARLHPSIEFQRFINGYVSVWGYSGDLGNYVRSVESTYLSTLSNRLSSLSKQIIDIVVAIVSSLIVLILFVIITTILGMNYAILYLMPAIALLLPAIILRVYQSIPYIIRIDLTHDKTTYAILGVSILIIAISLMYLGIKGVISLMLPPLLFSVLVTRRVNDVRSSLMALPDLIRDVSEVVKAGLSIGAAFERVLDNPYPRPLITYLQRINQLNDNVGINGPWIMRFAIGILRELSNLGSPSRALDRLVEVFLELKTIIVSIGYGSRSLQLLNYSLPVIFAGVTYISRFIVSTISSVISNAPYSFVGLSIPSINAVLMPLLFTAYIISLSVSLLASLLNNLTINPTIKYTLPIPLTLVLMFMAVEMPVLA; from the coding sequence ATGCTAAGACAAGTAATGATGGATTACCTGAGTAAGAAGGCTCTTGCTGGTGGTTATTCATGGAATATCGATAAAATATCGTCATTAGTAGAGGTTTTAACATACTCATTAATGCCAATACCACTCATCACGTTTTTACTCACTAAGTCATTATTCCCATCACTAATCTTAATACCAATACCGGCATTGCCCATATTACTCACGTTAATCTGGGCAGCATACTCCGTAGATGCCGTTAAGGAAAACATTGAGTGGGAATTGCCATTCTTCGTGGTCCTGCTGGACATAATACATGATGTGGGTGGGGACATAACCCACGCATTCGAAGTAAGCGGTAGGATTGGGCTTAAGTGGATTAGTAGAGAGTGGTCGTTGATTAGGAGGTACTCATTAACTACGAACTCAATAACGAAAGCCATGCAATTAAGGGCTAGGTTGCATCCAAGTATTGAGTTTCAAAGGTTCATAAATGGCTATGTATCCGTGTGGGGCTATAGCGGTGATTTGGGTAATTACGTGAGGAGCGTTGAGAGTACATACTTATCGACATTAAGCAATAGGTTATCCTCATTATCAAAGCAAATAATAGATATAGTGGTGGCCATAGTATCATCACTAATTGTGCTAATACTCTTTGTAATAATCACGACAATACTCGGCATGAACTACGCAATACTGTACTTAATGCCTGCCATAGCATTGCTATTACCGGCCATTATACTGAGGGTTTATCAATCAATACCGTATATAATACGTATAGATCTTACGCATGATAAAACCACGTACGCAATTCTAGGTGTATCGATATTAATTATCGCAATTTCACTGATGTACCTTGGAATTAAGGGAGTGATATCACTAATGCTACCGCCACTTCTATTCTCCGTGTTGGTAACCCGTAGGGTTAATGACGTAAGAAGTTCATTAATGGCGCTACCTGACTTAATACGTGATGTGTCGGAGGTGGTTAAGGCTGGTTTGAGTATAGGTGCCGCATTTGAGAGGGTCCTTGATAATCCATATCCACGCCCATTAATTACGTATTTACAGAGAATAAATCAACTTAATGATAATGTGGGGATTAATGGGCCATGGATAATGAGATTCGCAATAGGCATTCTAAGGGAGTTATCCAACCTTGGTTCCCCATCAAGGGCACTTGATAGGCTTGTTGAGGTGTTCCTGGAGTTGAAGACGATAATAGTGAGTATTGGCTATGGGTCGAGGTCACTACAACTGCTTAATTACTCATTACCAGTAATATTTGCTGGGGTTACGTACATTAGTAGGTTCATTGTATCAACAATAAGCTCAGTCATTAGTAATGCGCCCTACTCATTTGTTGGTCTGTCAATACCCAGTATTAACGCGGTACTAATGCCGCTCCTATTCACGGCATACATAATAAGCCTATCCGTGTCACTACTGGCATCACTACTTAATAACCTAACCATAAACCCAACAATTAAGTACACACTACCAATACCACTAACACTGGTCCTTATGTTCATGGCCGTGGAGATGCCCGTATTGGCGTAA
- a CDS encoding adenosine-specific kinase encodes MSQGIKFEVIDVPIPEGTNVIIGHSHFIKTLEDIYEALVNSVPNIKFGLAFCEASGKRLIRHEGTDEELRKLAIDLCRKIAAGHTFVIYLRNAWPINVLNAIKHVVEVVNIYAATANPLSVIVAEIAPERRGIVGVVDGHSPLGVESDADIKERRELVRKFGYKL; translated from the coding sequence ATGTCCCAGGGCATTAAGTTCGAGGTAATAGACGTACCAATACCAGAGGGTACAAACGTAATAATAGGCCACAGCCACTTCATAAAGACTCTGGAAGACATTTACGAGGCCCTCGTGAACTCAGTGCCAAATATCAAGTTCGGCTTGGCCTTTTGCGAGGCGTCTGGCAAGAGGTTAATTAGGCATGAGGGTACTGACGAGGAATTAAGAAAACTAGCCATAGACCTTTGCAGAAAAATTGCGGCTGGCCATACGTTCGTAATCTACCTAAGGAATGCGTGGCCAATAAATGTACTCAATGCCATTAAGCATGTTGTTGAGGTCGTTAATATATACGCCGCCACCGCGAACCCGCTTTCCGTGATTGTTGCCGAAATTGCGCCAGAGAGGAGGGGTATAGTGGGTGTCGTTGATGGTCACTCACCACTTGGTGTTGAGAGCGATGCGGATATTAAGGAGCGTAGGGAGTTGGTTAGGAAGTTTGGTTATAAGCTTTAG
- a CDS encoding type II/IV secretion system ATPase subunit: MGNYIVNVSIDGFNFRIPISIITKENTYYYIVKEPKCDSQCMDLKGKVIDFMRQRNMAILDAINEVLKDIGNKQLAESVIYYLLRDLRGYGPITVPLSDPNIEEVELNNWLHPITVVHRDLPGIRLMTNIRFNSEVEAKDFIMSISRRGLPRSVSLLKPYLETILPEGHRFTGTIGEITIGPTFSIRKFPPQPLTLEELIQRGTLKPSAAAYLWLIAELKGFIMISGPMSSGKTTLLSAIASKLPTYSKIVTIEDTPEIRLPHPHWVRMFTRESEDDRSRISMFDLVKLAVRYRPDYIIVGEVRGEEVHALFQASALGHGMLTTFHASTPEELLIRLTNPPLNVNVGNLQLLSSVVFMTIRNGKRIINNIVEPVIRNDTVEFKSILTSTGDIDIEKSVKLRTLSKAYGLDINEELMKRENILKNSYNSDYEIEEITLGK; the protein is encoded by the coding sequence ATGGGCAATTACATAGTTAATGTTAGTATAGATGGGTTCAACTTTAGAATACCAATATCAATAATTACTAAGGAAAACACGTACTACTACATTGTTAAGGAGCCCAAGTGCGATTCTCAATGCATGGACTTAAAGGGTAAGGTCATAGACTTCATGAGGCAGAGAAATATGGCAATACTTGATGCAATTAATGAGGTGTTAAAGGACATAGGTAATAAGCAGTTGGCGGAATCGGTGATCTATTACCTATTAAGGGATTTGAGGGGTTATGGACCAATAACGGTACCTCTTTCCGACCCAAATATCGAGGAAGTCGAACTCAATAACTGGTTGCACCCAATAACCGTAGTACATAGGGACTTGCCAGGAATTAGGTTGATGACTAACATCAGGTTTAATTCCGAGGTTGAGGCTAAGGACTTCATAATGAGCATTAGTAGGAGGGGTTTGCCGAGGTCTGTCTCATTATTAAAGCCATACCTGGAGACGATACTCCCTGAAGGCCATAGATTCACTGGTACGATTGGTGAAATAACGATAGGGCCAACCTTTAGTATAAGGAAGTTTCCACCACAACCCCTAACCCTTGAAGAATTAATACAACGAGGTACACTCAAGCCCAGTGCAGCTGCCTATCTATGGCTAATTGCTGAACTTAAGGGCTTCATAATGATTAGTGGCCCAATGAGTAGTGGAAAAACAACATTACTCAGCGCAATAGCTAGTAAGTTACCCACATACTCAAAGATAGTGACCATAGAGGACACACCAGAAATACGCCTGCCACACCCGCACTGGGTTAGGATGTTCACAAGGGAGAGCGAGGACGACAGATCTAGGATAAGTATGTTTGACTTAGTTAAATTAGCCGTGAGGTATAGACCGGATTACATAATAGTCGGTGAGGTCAGAGGCGAAGAAGTTCACGCCCTATTCCAAGCCTCGGCACTCGGCCATGGTATGCTGACCACATTCCACGCATCAACACCTGAGGAGTTATTAATAAGGCTGACAAACCCACCATTAAATGTCAATGTTGGTAATTTACAATTACTATCAAGCGTAGTCTTTATGACGATAAGAAACGGCAAAAGAATCATAAATAACATCGTAGAGCCTGTGATAAGAAACGACACGGTAGAATTCAAGAGCATATTAACAAGTACGGGCGATATTGATATAGAGAAAAGCGTTAAATTAAGGACACTAAGTAAGGCCTATGGATTAGACATCAACGAAGAGCTTATGAAAAGGGAAAACATCCTCAAGAACAGTTATAACTCTGATTACGAAATTGAAGAAATAACTCTAGGCAAATAA